In one Vulgatibacter incomptus genomic region, the following are encoded:
- the secA gene encoding preprotein translocase subunit SecA — MFDFVVRKLVGTKNQRELKKLDPVVARINELETRMKALKDEDFARQSVEWKQQVANGRKLDDLLPEAFAACREAGRRVLGQRHFDVQLIGGMVLHSGRIAEMRTGEGKTLTATLPSYLNALEGRGVHVVTVNDYLARRDSEWMGRVHRFLGLSVGCVLHGLTDAQRQDAYRSDITYGQNNEFGFDYLRDNMKFRLSQYVQRELNFAIVDEVDSILIDEARTPLIISGPSDEATDLYYKVDKIIPFLVADTDFVVDEKARSAMLTDEGVEKVEHKLAIPNLYDPSEIETLHHVEQALRAHALYRRDKEYVVQNGEVLIVDEFTGRIMPGRRWSDGLHQAIEAKEGVKIEAENQTLATISFQNYFRMYTKLSGMTGTADTEAPEFASTYNLDVVVIPTNRPMVRKDRDDIVYKTEREKFNAVADEIAELNAKGQPILVGTVSIAKSEALSSILKKRGIRHDVLNAKQHEREANIVAQAGRKGAVTIATNMAGRGTDIILGGNAEALVQHELGDPPIQPIGAEGVLLETWQQEQAAYDARKKELLEKYEALLSKERSEVMEAGGLAILGTERHESRRIDNQLRGRAGRQGDAGLSRFYLSLEDDLMRIFASDRIARIMETLGMQEGEPIEHKWLTRSIASAQKRVEAHHFDSRKNVLEYDDVMNQQRKTVYRMRREVLASGAGQPLVEFDEDPKTKKKTRLERTLTWDDQKDRILDFIDAVVSNLVDTYAPAKGEWDAEGLSAAVRDQFGFDFQVAGGSQEQVEDQLFTAFEKHWQAKEENLGLDTDGVPVLRKFEQWISLQSIDANWKDHLLQMDHLRQGIGLRGYGQKDPKAEYKKEGFNYFQQMAYRVQEQVAREVLRLQVITREQQEVQAAQVAAARAAADLERKIAEQRKRQRMIESHADLAATANADPAEGRGGRQEAPRQQPTVREAPKVGRNDPCPCGSGKKYKKCHGTDADTSTGT, encoded by the coding sequence ATGTTCGATTTTGTCGTCAGGAAGCTCGTCGGGACGAAGAACCAGCGGGAGCTGAAGAAGCTGGATCCCGTCGTCGCCCGCATCAACGAGCTCGAGACCCGGATGAAGGCCCTCAAGGACGAGGACTTCGCCAGGCAGTCCGTCGAGTGGAAGCAGCAGGTCGCGAACGGCCGCAAGCTCGACGATCTCCTGCCCGAGGCCTTCGCCGCCTGCCGGGAGGCCGGGCGCCGGGTCCTCGGCCAGCGTCACTTCGACGTGCAGCTCATCGGCGGCATGGTCCTGCACTCCGGCCGGATCGCCGAGATGCGCACCGGTGAAGGCAAGACCCTCACCGCGACGCTCCCCTCCTACCTCAATGCCCTCGAGGGCCGCGGCGTCCACGTGGTCACGGTGAACGACTACCTCGCTCGCCGCGACTCGGAGTGGATGGGCCGGGTCCACCGCTTCCTCGGCCTCTCCGTGGGCTGCGTGCTCCATGGCCTCACCGACGCCCAGCGCCAGGACGCCTACCGCTCCGACATCACCTACGGGCAGAACAACGAGTTCGGCTTCGACTACCTGCGCGACAACATGAAGTTCCGCCTCTCGCAGTACGTGCAGAGGGAGCTGAACTTCGCCATCGTCGACGAGGTCGACTCGATCCTCATCGACGAGGCCCGTACCCCGCTCATCATCTCGGGCCCCTCGGACGAGGCCACCGACCTCTACTACAAGGTCGACAAGATCATCCCGTTCCTCGTCGCCGACACCGACTTCGTCGTCGACGAGAAGGCCCGCTCGGCGATGCTCACCGACGAGGGCGTCGAGAAGGTCGAGCACAAGCTCGCGATCCCCAACCTCTACGATCCGTCCGAGATCGAGACCCTGCACCACGTGGAGCAGGCCCTCCGCGCCCATGCCCTCTACCGCCGCGACAAGGAGTACGTGGTCCAGAACGGCGAGGTGCTGATCGTCGACGAGTTCACCGGCCGCATCATGCCGGGCCGGCGCTGGTCCGACGGCCTCCACCAGGCCATCGAGGCCAAGGAAGGGGTGAAGATCGAGGCGGAGAACCAGACCCTCGCCACGATCTCCTTCCAGAACTACTTCCGCATGTACACCAAGCTGTCCGGCATGACCGGTACGGCCGACACGGAAGCGCCCGAGTTCGCCTCGACCTACAACCTCGACGTGGTGGTGATCCCCACCAACCGCCCGATGGTCCGCAAGGATCGGGACGACATCGTCTACAAGACCGAGCGCGAGAAGTTCAACGCGGTCGCCGACGAGATCGCGGAGCTCAACGCCAAGGGCCAGCCGATCCTGGTCGGCACGGTCTCCATCGCCAAGAGCGAGGCGCTGTCCTCGATCCTGAAGAAGCGCGGGATCCGCCACGACGTCCTCAACGCCAAGCAGCACGAGCGCGAGGCGAACATCGTGGCCCAGGCGGGCCGCAAGGGCGCCGTCACCATCGCCACCAACATGGCCGGCCGAGGCACAGACATCATCCTGGGCGGCAACGCCGAGGCGCTGGTCCAGCACGAGCTCGGCGATCCGCCCATCCAGCCCATCGGGGCGGAGGGCGTGCTCCTCGAGACCTGGCAGCAGGAGCAGGCGGCCTACGATGCGCGCAAGAAGGAGCTCCTCGAGAAGTACGAGGCGCTCCTCTCCAAGGAGCGGAGCGAGGTGATGGAGGCGGGCGGCCTCGCCATCCTCGGCACCGAGCGCCACGAGAGCCGGCGCATCGACAACCAGCTCCGGGGCCGCGCGGGCCGCCAGGGCGACGCCGGCTTGAGCCGCTTCTACCTCTCGCTGGAAGACGATCTCATGCGGATCTTCGCCAGCGACCGCATCGCTCGGATCATGGAGACGCTGGGCATGCAGGAAGGCGAGCCCATCGAGCACAAGTGGCTCACGCGCTCGATCGCCAGCGCCCAGAAGCGGGTGGAGGCCCACCACTTCGACTCCCGTAAGAACGTCCTCGAGTACGACGACGTGATGAACCAGCAGCGCAAGACGGTGTACCGGATGCGCCGTGAGGTGCTCGCGTCCGGGGCCGGCCAGCCGCTGGTCGAGTTCGACGAGGATCCGAAGACCAAGAAGAAGACCCGCCTGGAGCGGACGCTCACCTGGGACGATCAGAAGGATCGGATCCTCGACTTCATCGACGCGGTGGTCTCGAACCTCGTGGACACCTACGCCCCGGCCAAGGGGGAGTGGGACGCCGAGGGGCTCAGCGCCGCGGTCCGCGACCAGTTCGGCTTCGACTTCCAGGTGGCCGGCGGCAGCCAGGAGCAGGTCGAGGACCAGCTCTTCACCGCGTTCGAGAAGCACTGGCAGGCCAAGGAGGAGAACCTCGGCCTGGACACCGACGGCGTGCCCGTGCTCCGGAAGTTCGAACAGTGGATCTCCCTCCAGTCGATCGACGCGAACTGGAAGGACCACCTGCTGCAGATGGATCACCTGCGCCAGGGCATCGGCCTGCGGGGCTACGGCCAGAAGGATCCCAAGGCCGAGTACAAGAAGGAAGGGTTCAACTACTTCCAGCAGATGGCCTACCGGGTCCAGGAGCAGGTGGCCCGCGAGGTCCTCCGGCTCCAGGTGATCACCCGCGAGCAGCAGGAGGTACAGGCGGCCCAGGTCGCCGCCGCCCGTGCGGCCGCCGACCTCGAGCGCAAGATCGCGGAGCAGCGCAAGCGCCAGCGGATGATCGAGAGCCACGCGGATCTCGCCGCGACGGCGAACGCCGATCCGGCCGAAGGGCGGGGCGGGCGCCAGGAGGCGCCTCGGCAGCAGCCGACGGTCCGGGAGGCCCCGAAGGTGGGCCGGAACGATCCCTGCCCCTGTGGGTCCGGCAAGAAGTACAAGAAGTGCCACGGGACGGACGCGGACACCTCCACCGGGACCTGA
- the rpsB gene encoding 30S ribosomal protein S2: MAAAAAAATAISMKQLLEAGVHFGHQTRRWNPKMKPYIFGARNGIYIIDLQKTVKLARNAFRFVADSVAKGGTVLFVGTKKQAQDVIMEEATRCNQFHVTNRWLGGTLTNFKTVKQGIDRLKTLEKMAEDGTFERLPKKEVAILMREQDKLQRNLGGIKELTRLPSVLFVIDPKKEHLAIHEANRLGIPVVAVVDTNCDPEGITHVIPGNDDAIRSIRLFAGKVADAALEGMARYAATRHERAEEPSREREEEGRGERRGPRGDRGDRRGPGGGRPGERRGPPPRGPRAEAGGAEERRGPAVEVVRRAEPAAEAAPDAE; the protein is encoded by the coding sequence ATGGCTGCCGCCGCCGCCGCCGCGACCGCGATCAGCATGAAGCAGCTGCTCGAGGCCGGCGTGCACTTCGGCCACCAGACCCGTCGCTGGAACCCGAAGATGAAGCCGTACATCTTCGGCGCCCGCAACGGCATCTACATCATCGACCTGCAGAAGACCGTGAAGCTGGCGCGCAACGCGTTCCGCTTCGTGGCCGACTCGGTCGCCAAGGGCGGCACCGTCCTCTTCGTGGGCACCAAGAAGCAGGCCCAGGACGTGATCATGGAGGAGGCGACCCGCTGCAATCAGTTCCACGTCACCAACCGGTGGCTGGGCGGCACGCTCACCAACTTCAAGACGGTCAAGCAGGGCATCGACCGCCTCAAGACCCTCGAGAAGATGGCCGAGGACGGCACCTTCGAGCGCCTCCCCAAGAAGGAGGTCGCCATCCTCATGCGCGAGCAGGACAAGCTCCAGCGCAACCTGGGCGGCATCAAGGAGCTCACCCGCCTCCCCAGCGTCCTCTTCGTGATCGACCCGAAGAAGGAGCACCTCGCGATCCACGAGGCGAACCGCCTCGGGATCCCCGTGGTCGCCGTCGTCGACACGAACTGCGACCCCGAGGGCATCACCCACGTGATCCCGGGCAACGACGACGCCATCCGCTCGATCCGCCTCTTCGCCGGCAAGGTCGCCGACGCCGCCCTCGAGGGCATGGCGCGCTACGCCGCCACCCGCCACGAGCGCGCCGAGGAGCCGAGCCGTGAGCGTGAGGAAGAGGGCCGTGGCGAGCGCCGTGGTCCCCGTGGCGACCGCGGTGACCGCCGTGGTCCCGGTGGCGGCCGCCCCGGCGAGCGCCGTGGTCCGCCGCCGCGCGGCCCCCGCGCCGAGGCCGGTGGCGCCGAGGAGCGCCGTGGTCCCGCCGTCGAGGTGGTGCGCCGCGCCGAGCCCGCCGCCGAGGCCGCGCCGGACGCGGAGTAA
- the tsf gene encoding translation elongation factor Ts yields the protein MAEVTAAAVKELREKTGAGMMDCKKALSATEGDMEKAIDWLRQKGLSAAAKKAGRAATEGAVTSYIHGAGKIGVLVEVNCETDFVARNEGFQELVRDIAMHIAAAAPLYVRREEVDPAILERELDVYRGQLKEQGKPEKIWDKILEGKREKFYQDICLLEQPFVKDPDKTVQQLVNEAVAKIGENITVRRFARFVLGEGLEKKTENFAEEIAKTAGLA from the coding sequence ATGGCCGAAGTGACCGCAGCAGCAGTTAAGGAGCTCCGCGAGAAGACCGGCGCGGGGATGATGGACTGCAAGAAGGCCCTCTCCGCCACCGAGGGTGACATGGAGAAGGCGATCGACTGGCTCCGCCAGAAGGGCCTCTCCGCCGCGGCGAAGAAGGCCGGCCGCGCTGCTACCGAGGGTGCAGTCACCAGCTACATCCACGGCGCCGGCAAGATCGGCGTCCTCGTCGAGGTGAACTGCGAGACCGACTTCGTCGCTCGCAATGAGGGCTTCCAGGAGCTGGTCCGCGACATCGCGATGCACATCGCGGCCGCGGCGCCCCTGTACGTCCGCCGCGAAGAGGTGGATCCCGCCATCCTCGAGCGAGAGCTCGACGTCTACCGCGGCCAGCTCAAGGAGCAGGGCAAGCCGGAGAAGATCTGGGACAAGATTCTCGAGGGCAAGCGGGAGAAGTTCTACCAGGACATCTGCCTGCTCGAGCAGCCCTTCGTGAAGGATCCGGACAAGACCGTTCAGCAGCTCGTGAACGAGGCCGTTGCGAAGATCGGTGAGAACATCACCGTCCGCCGCTTCGCCCGCTTCGTTCTCGGCGAGGGCCTCGAGAAGAAGACCGAGAACTTCGCCGAGGAGATCGCCAAGACCGCCGGTCTGGCCTGA
- the pyrH gene encoding UMP kinase, whose product MADPRFNRILLKLSGEALMGPGKYGIDTQTLDQIAEEVGEVVEMGVETALVIGGGNIFRGVSGAAEGMDRSSADYMGMLATVINSLALQDALEKRGVSTRVQSAIEMRQIAEPYIRRRASRHLEKGRVVIFAAGTGNPFFTTDTAAALRAMEIKAEVMLKATKVDGVYTADPKKDPSARRYKTLSYMDVLQNELKVMDATAVSLCMDNNLPLVVFDLTVPGNVVRMVRGEDVGTMVGKIPTVCA is encoded by the coding sequence ATGGCAGATCCCCGATTCAATCGAATCCTGCTCAAACTCTCCGGCGAAGCCTTGATGGGCCCCGGGAAGTACGGGATCGACACCCAGACCCTCGACCAGATCGCCGAAGAGGTCGGCGAGGTCGTTGAGATGGGCGTCGAGACCGCCCTCGTCATCGGAGGCGGGAACATCTTCCGCGGCGTCTCCGGCGCGGCAGAGGGCATGGATCGCTCGAGCGCCGACTACATGGGGATGCTCGCGACGGTCATCAACTCCCTCGCGCTCCAGGACGCGCTCGAGAAGCGCGGCGTGAGCACCCGGGTGCAGTCGGCCATAGAGATGCGCCAGATCGCCGAGCCCTACATCCGCCGTCGGGCCTCGCGCCACCTCGAGAAGGGGCGGGTGGTGATCTTCGCCGCCGGCACCGGCAACCCGTTCTTCACCACCGACACCGCCGCCGCCCTGCGGGCCATGGAGATCAAGGCCGAGGTGATGCTGAAGGCGACCAAGGTGGACGGCGTCTACACCGCCGACCCCAAGAAGGACCCGAGCGCCCGCCGTTACAAGACCCTGAGCTACATGGACGTGCTCCAGAACGAGCTCAAGGTCATGGACGCGACGGCGGTCTCGCTCTGCATGGACAACAACCTGCCGCTCGTCGTCTTCGACCTCACCGTTCCCGGCAACGTGGTGCGGATGGTCCGTGGCGAGGATGTCGGTACGATGGTGGGCAAGATCCCCACCGTTTGCGCTTGA
- the frr gene encoding ribosome recycling factor, with translation MAGEEIIKDFKGRVEKTLEDLRRELSKIRTGRANASVLEGVQVDSYGSRMPLNAVATITVPDARTIVIKPFDRSQIPAIEKGINEAGVGITPQNDGTVIRLPVPPLTEERRKEIAKQVKKRGEEHKVAVRNLRRDANEQIKAQTKDSVLSTDDEKRLLDQVQKETDGGIAMVDQIVARKEKEVMEI, from the coding sequence ATGGCTGGCGAGGAGATCATCAAGGACTTCAAGGGTCGGGTCGAGAAGACGCTCGAGGATTTGCGCCGCGAGCTCTCCAAGATCCGCACGGGTCGCGCCAACGCCAGCGTCCTCGAGGGCGTGCAGGTCGACTCCTACGGCTCGCGCATGCCGCTGAACGCCGTGGCGACGATCACCGTCCCCGACGCGCGCACGATCGTGATCAAGCCCTTCGATCGCTCGCAGATCCCCGCGATCGAGAAGGGGATCAACGAGGCCGGCGTCGGGATCACCCCGCAGAACGACGGCACCGTGATCCGCCTCCCGGTTCCGCCCCTCACCGAGGAGCGCCGGAAGGAGATCGCCAAGCAGGTGAAGAAGCGGGGCGAGGAGCACAAGGTCGCCGTCCGCAACCTGCGCCGCGACGCCAACGAGCAGATCAAGGCCCAGACCAAGGACAGCGTGCTCTCCACGGACGACGAGAAGCGCCTCCTGGATCAGGTCCAGAAGGAGACCGACGGCGGCATCGCCATGGTCGACCAGATCGTGGCCCGCAAGGAGAAGGAGGTCATGGAGATCTGA
- a CDS encoding helix-turn-helix transcriptional regulator produces MSHRQTDRAERLLDLVSLLLGADHPISWAELREAFPGDYGTGKPDSCLRKWERDKAELVDMGLPLRWIPPTGDGDTGGYVLDRAQYFLGDLDLAPEERALLSVAGAAALEQPQFPLRTDLAHALNKLLFEDAARGEGPGPRSVPLVHLPAAGAELQAGVLEALGQAVAARKDVGLSYRAFDGAVTERAVSPYGLAYRRGAWFLVGHCHLRGGLRTFQVERIASLSRGKGTSRGPDFDVPQGFDARAVVGREPWEFAVHPPVEVEIRLDPVVALLARSRFGRDAVVLEDDAGASVKLRVTYGEALVREVLRLAPHAELVSPPSLRERVAEVAGRLAAVHEGEGESAAAVRAAERVDAWAADARTSPGEADRLAADSRMAPGSGTRAITVPGDLRERLRRALFLIPYAVANPGCRVDDLAAAARLSPDQLLAELDFLRMVGRPPYSPADLIDIDVSNGRVEVALPQGLLRPPSLTPLEAAALDAAASALAAEGGEALSRAREKLRAAIPTSAREQFDSVAGRVLMDHGGLELEVARLLDRAIAERRELELTYFTAARGEARRRSLRPLERVLHQGYWYLHAFCCERRDRRLFRLDRAADLVLTERTFVPRPSDDDARFRRPSLHAPGANAPFARVRIAEGPWTRAESLRRLGAVEVVTRGDGSAEATLPADGEAFVAATVLSLGGDAELLESGLLRERVHTAALATRERHERR; encoded by the coding sequence ATGAGCCACCGCCAGACCGACAGGGCCGAGCGGCTCCTCGATCTGGTCAGCCTGCTGCTTGGGGCGGACCACCCGATCTCCTGGGCGGAGCTCCGCGAGGCGTTCCCGGGCGATTACGGCACGGGCAAGCCCGACTCTTGCCTGCGAAAGTGGGAGCGGGACAAGGCCGAGCTGGTGGACATGGGGCTCCCGCTGCGCTGGATCCCCCCCACTGGCGACGGTGACACCGGCGGTTACGTCCTCGATCGCGCCCAGTACTTCCTGGGCGATCTCGACCTGGCTCCGGAGGAGCGGGCGCTCCTCTCGGTGGCGGGCGCCGCAGCGCTGGAGCAGCCGCAGTTTCCGCTGCGCACCGACCTCGCCCACGCGCTGAACAAGCTGCTCTTCGAGGACGCCGCCCGCGGCGAAGGCCCCGGCCCTCGGAGCGTCCCGCTCGTGCATCTCCCCGCCGCCGGCGCGGAGCTCCAGGCCGGCGTCCTCGAGGCCCTCGGCCAGGCCGTCGCCGCACGCAAGGACGTGGGCCTCTCCTATCGCGCCTTCGACGGGGCCGTCACCGAGCGCGCCGTCTCGCCCTATGGTCTCGCCTATCGGCGCGGGGCGTGGTTCCTCGTGGGCCACTGCCACCTGCGGGGCGGCCTGCGCACGTTCCAGGTCGAGCGGATCGCATCGCTCTCCCGCGGGAAGGGCACCAGCCGCGGCCCCGACTTCGACGTCCCCCAGGGCTTCGACGCGCGCGCCGTGGTGGGCAGGGAGCCCTGGGAGTTCGCCGTCCACCCGCCGGTCGAGGTGGAGATACGGCTCGATCCCGTGGTCGCGCTCCTCGCCCGGAGCCGCTTCGGGCGCGACGCGGTCGTCCTCGAGGATGACGCGGGCGCGTCAGTGAAGTTGCGAGTCACCTACGGTGAAGCGCTCGTTCGAGAGGTGCTCCGGCTCGCGCCGCATGCCGAGCTCGTCTCTCCGCCGTCGCTGCGTGAGCGCGTGGCGGAGGTGGCCGGGCGCCTCGCCGCCGTCCACGAGGGGGAGGGCGAGAGCGCCGCTGCCGTTCGTGCCGCGGAACGCGTCGACGCCTGGGCAGCCGACGCGCGAACGTCGCCAGGCGAAGCCGACCGCTTGGCGGCCGATTCCCGCATGGCTCCCGGCTCGGGCACGCGGGCCATCACCGTCCCCGGCGATCTTCGGGAGCGGCTTCGCCGTGCGCTCTTCCTGATCCCCTACGCGGTCGCGAATCCGGGCTGCCGTGTCGACGACCTCGCGGCGGCGGCGCGGCTCTCGCCCGACCAGCTCCTCGCGGAGCTCGACTTTCTCCGCATGGTGGGCCGCCCTCCCTACTCGCCCGCCGATCTCATCGACATCGACGTGAGCAACGGCAGGGTCGAGGTGGCGCTTCCCCAGGGCCTCCTGCGGCCTCCCTCGCTCACGCCCCTCGAGGCGGCCGCCCTGGACGCGGCGGCGAGCGCGCTGGCGGCGGAGGGCGGCGAGGCCCTCTCGCGCGCCAGGGAGAAGCTGCGCGCTGCGATCCCGACGTCCGCCCGCGAGCAGTTCGACAGCGTCGCGGGCCGCGTCCTCATGGACCACGGGGGCCTCGAGCTGGAGGTCGCGCGCCTGCTGGATCGCGCCATCGCCGAGCGGCGCGAGCTCGAGCTCACCTACTTCACCGCCGCCAGGGGCGAGGCACGGAGGCGCAGCCTGCGGCCGCTGGAGCGCGTGCTCCATCAGGGCTACTGGTACCTCCACGCCTTCTGCTGCGAGCGCCGCGACCGGAGGCTCTTCCGCCTCGACCGCGCCGCCGATCTGGTGCTCACCGAGCGCACCTTCGTGCCGCGGCCCTCCGACGACGACGCGCGCTTCCGCAGGCCCTCGCTCCACGCCCCCGGTGCGAACGCGCCCTTCGCGAGGGTGCGGATCGCCGAGGGGCCGTGGACCCGGGCCGAATCGCTCCGGCGCCTCGGCGCCGTGGAGGTCGTCACCCGAGGGGACGGCTCGGCGGAGGCGACCCTTCCAGCGGACGGCGAGGCCTTCGTCGCGGCGACGGTGCTCTCGCTGGGCGGCGACGCGGAGCTCCTCGAGTCCGGGCTGCTCCGCGAGCGGGTCCACACTGCGGCGCTCGCTACGCGCGAGCGCCACGAGCGCCGATAG